In Primulina huaijiensis isolate GDHJ02 chromosome 16, ASM1229523v2, whole genome shotgun sequence, a single genomic region encodes these proteins:
- the LOC140961639 gene encoding GATA transcription factor 1-like gives MAEMDPNEACFDILDFTFEGGEEGSKTLFNTKGGGGVSVSSSSLESWNPAPDISRENRGGFPVVVEEELEWLLDKDAFPTVESCFGILSDNPELVANHLSPVSVLENSSSSSNNSNTNSNGNGSTVASCCGSFKIPTNHPVRSRSKKRTRKRSGYGQFPSQHFIRVNQLNAKIKQESPLLLPPTNSGAGMGRRCFHCQADKTPQWRAGPMGPKTLCNACGVRYKSGRLLPEYRPASSPTFSGLLHSNSHRKVVEMRRQNLTGEGIPGSRARMDIG, from the exons ATGGCGGAAATGGACCCAAACGAAGCGTGTTTTGACATTTTGGACTTCACTTTCGAAGGAGGAGAAGAAGGCTCGAAGACCCTTTTCAATACCAAGGGCGGCGGTGGCGTGTCTGTTTCTTCCTCGTCGCTGGAGTCCTGGAACCCGGCGCCGGATATCAGCCGTGAGAACAGGGGAGGCTTTCCT GTGGTTGTGGAGGAGGAACTTGAGTGGTTGTTAGATAAGGATGCATTCCCAACTGTGGAGAGTTGCTTTGGAATTTTATCTGACAATCCAGAACTCGTGGCAAACCACCTAAGCCCAGTATCCGTACTCGAGAACAgtagcagcagcagcaacaatAGCAATACAAATAGCAATGGCAACGGCAGTACCGTTGCTAGCTGCTGTGGCAGCTTCAAAATCCCTACTAACCATCCGGTGCGTAGCCGAAGCAAGAAACGAACTAGAAAAAGGTCGGGCTATGGTCAATTCCCAAGCCAACATTTCATAAGAGTGAACCAGTTAAACGCCAAGATCAAACAAGAATCACCTCTCTTGTTGCCACCAACAAACAGTGGTGCTGGTATGGGGAGGAGGTGCTTTCATTGCCAAGCTGATAAGACCCCACAGTGGCGCGCTGGCCCAATGGGGCCAAAGACACTCTGCAACGCATGTGGAGTTCGATACAAATCTGGACGCTTACTTCCGGAGTATCGCCCAGCGAGCAGCCCTACTTTCTCCGGCTTGTTGCACTCAAACTCTCATAGAAAGGTGGTTGAGATGAGAAGGCAGAATCTAACAGGAGAAGGAATCCCCGGAAGCAGGGCTCGGATGGACATAGGGTAG